One part of the Phragmites australis chromosome 3, lpPhrAust1.1, whole genome shotgun sequence genome encodes these proteins:
- the LOC133912810 gene encoding probable beta-1,3-galactosyltransferase 2 isoform X1 codes for MSFNKSRGGGVGGEELVLRGTISKKWTVLLCLGSFCIGLLFTNRMWTMPEPKEIIRRSTLEVDKRNLVSGDCAPKSIGDAKDVPGEVPRTQDAIQTLDKTISNLEMELASAKATQESILNGAPLSDSTGKRKYFMVIGINTAFSSRKRRDSVRATWMPQGAKRRKLEEEKGIIVRFVIGHSATPGGILDRAIDAEDRKHGDFMRLDHVEGYLELAAKTKSYFAKAVSMWDAEYYIKVDDDVHVNIATLGNTLARHRSKPGVYIGCMKSGPVLAQKGVRYHEPEYWKFGEWGNKYFRHATGQLYAISKDLASYISLNQHVLHTYANEDVSLGAWFIGLDVEHVDDRRLCCGTPPDCEWKAQAGNVCVASFDWSCSGICKSADRIKEVHQRCGESEDAIWSAKF; via the exons ATGAGCTTTAACAAAAGCAGGGGAGGGGGAGTCGGAGGAGAGGAGCTGGTGCTGAGAGGCACCATCTCCAAGAAATGGACCGTCCTGCTCTGCCTCGGCAGCTTCTGCATAGGCCTGCTCTTCACCAACAG GATGTGGACGATGCCGGAGCCGAAAGAAATCATCAGGAGGTCGACACTCGAAGTGGACAAGAGGAATCTTGTCTCTGGTGATTGTGCTCCGAAAAGT ATTGGAGATGCAAAAGATGTTCCTGGTGAGGTCCCAAGAACTCAAGATGCTATACA GACACTAGACAAAACAATATCAAACCTCGAGATGGAGTTAGCATCTGCAAAGGCGACGCAGGAATCCATCCTCAATGGCGCACCGCTATCGGATTCCACTGGGAAACGGAAATACTTCATGGTCATTGGCATAAACACCGCGTTCAGCAGTCGGAAACGAAGAGATTCAGTTCGTGCTACATGGATGCCTCAAG GTGCGAAGAGAAGGAAGCTGGAGGAAGAGAAGGGCATTATCGTTCGCTTCGTCATCGGTCATAG TGCGACACCTGGCGGCATACTTGATAGAGCAATTGATGCAGAGGACAGAAAACATGGGGACTTCATGAGGCTG GACCATGTTGAAGGGTACCTGGAGCTGGCAGCCAAGACCAAATCGTACTTCGCAAAAGCGGTGTCTATGTGGGATGCAGAGTACTACATCAAGGTCGACGACGATGTGCATGTAAATATAG CAACTCTTGGAAACACATTGGCAAGACATCGTTCGAAGCCTGGAGTTTACATCGGCTGCATGAAATCCGGTCCAGTCCTGGCTCAGAA GGGTGTGAGATACCACGAGCCCGAGTACTGGAAATTTGGCGAATGGGGGAACAAGTATTTCCGACACGCAACCGGTCAGTTGTACGCCATCTCTAAAGATCTGGCCTCCTACATATCCCTCAACCA GCATGTTCTGCACACATATGCTAATGAGGATGTATCGTTAGGAGCCTGGTTCATCGGATTAGACGTTGAGCACGTCGATGATCGTCGTCTTTGCTGTGGCACGCCACCAG ACTGCGAATGGAAGGCGCAGGCGGGCAACGTGTGCGTTGCGTCTTTCGACTGGAGCTGCAGCGGCATCTGCAAATCTGCCGATCGGATCAAGGAGGTCCATCAGCGCTGCGGTGAGAGTGAGGACGCTATCTGGAGTGCAAAGTTCTAA
- the LOC133912810 gene encoding probable beta-1,3-galactosyltransferase 2 isoform X2, translated as MWTMPEPKEIIRRSTLEVDKRNLVSGDCAPKSIGDAKDVPGEVPRTQDAIQTLDKTISNLEMELASAKATQESILNGAPLSDSTGKRKYFMVIGINTAFSSRKRRDSVRATWMPQGAKRRKLEEEKGIIVRFVIGHSATPGGILDRAIDAEDRKHGDFMRLDHVEGYLELAAKTKSYFAKAVSMWDAEYYIKVDDDVHVNIATLGNTLARHRSKPGVYIGCMKSGPVLAQKGVRYHEPEYWKFGEWGNKYFRHATGQLYAISKDLASYISLNQHVLHTYANEDVSLGAWFIGLDVEHVDDRRLCCGTPPDCEWKAQAGNVCVASFDWSCSGICKSADRIKEVHQRCGESEDAIWSAKF; from the exons ATGTGGACGATGCCGGAGCCGAAAGAAATCATCAGGAGGTCGACACTCGAAGTGGACAAGAGGAATCTTGTCTCTGGTGATTGTGCTCCGAAAAGT ATTGGAGATGCAAAAGATGTTCCTGGTGAGGTCCCAAGAACTCAAGATGCTATACA GACACTAGACAAAACAATATCAAACCTCGAGATGGAGTTAGCATCTGCAAAGGCGACGCAGGAATCCATCCTCAATGGCGCACCGCTATCGGATTCCACTGGGAAACGGAAATACTTCATGGTCATTGGCATAAACACCGCGTTCAGCAGTCGGAAACGAAGAGATTCAGTTCGTGCTACATGGATGCCTCAAG GTGCGAAGAGAAGGAAGCTGGAGGAAGAGAAGGGCATTATCGTTCGCTTCGTCATCGGTCATAG TGCGACACCTGGCGGCATACTTGATAGAGCAATTGATGCAGAGGACAGAAAACATGGGGACTTCATGAGGCTG GACCATGTTGAAGGGTACCTGGAGCTGGCAGCCAAGACCAAATCGTACTTCGCAAAAGCGGTGTCTATGTGGGATGCAGAGTACTACATCAAGGTCGACGACGATGTGCATGTAAATATAG CAACTCTTGGAAACACATTGGCAAGACATCGTTCGAAGCCTGGAGTTTACATCGGCTGCATGAAATCCGGTCCAGTCCTGGCTCAGAA GGGTGTGAGATACCACGAGCCCGAGTACTGGAAATTTGGCGAATGGGGGAACAAGTATTTCCGACACGCAACCGGTCAGTTGTACGCCATCTCTAAAGATCTGGCCTCCTACATATCCCTCAACCA GCATGTTCTGCACACATATGCTAATGAGGATGTATCGTTAGGAGCCTGGTTCATCGGATTAGACGTTGAGCACGTCGATGATCGTCGTCTTTGCTGTGGCACGCCACCAG ACTGCGAATGGAAGGCGCAGGCGGGCAACGTGTGCGTTGCGTCTTTCGACTGGAGCTGCAGCGGCATCTGCAAATCTGCCGATCGGATCAAGGAGGTCCATCAGCGCTGCGGTGAGAGTGAGGACGCTATCTGGAGTGCAAAGTTCTAA